From the Chitinolyticbacter meiyuanensis genome, one window contains:
- a CDS encoding class I SAM-dependent methyltransferase — protein sequence MHQLRQRLRSWLAPLRRLPLHPQWLLSRQGKARLAWVQARAQGRVLDVGCADQSMRSQLPGITEYLGLDYPSTATALYRTQPGVFADAASLPLADGVFDTVLLLDVLEHLAEPEAALREAGRVLRPGGSVLITVPFCYPLHDQPHDYQRWTEHALRRRLAQAGFEVLELAEASDAHAAAGVTQALTLGQAAVEALSRPGWRLLGLPLLLAGIVLVNLQAWCLSRVWPVQGLMPGAYHLRARRPLAVQPAPMPASTATMLCSLAAPTECSFPAGGRQ from the coding sequence ATGCACCAACTGCGTCAGCGGCTACGCAGCTGGCTGGCGCCACTGCGGCGTCTACCTCTGCATCCCCAATGGTTGCTTTCCCGCCAAGGGAAGGCGCGGCTCGCCTGGGTGCAGGCCCGCGCGCAAGGGCGCGTGCTGGATGTCGGCTGCGCTGATCAGTCCATGCGCAGTCAGCTTCCCGGGATCACCGAGTATCTTGGGTTGGATTACCCTTCCACCGCCACGGCGCTCTATCGCACCCAGCCAGGCGTTTTTGCTGATGCGGCCTCCTTGCCTTTAGCCGACGGTGTTTTCGACACCGTGCTGCTACTTGATGTGCTTGAGCATCTTGCCGAGCCAGAGGCTGCACTGCGTGAAGCTGGTCGGGTGCTGCGGCCCGGTGGCTCCGTACTGATCACGGTGCCGTTCTGCTACCCGCTACATGATCAACCCCACGATTATCAACGCTGGACCGAGCACGCCCTACGGCGGCGGCTGGCGCAGGCCGGCTTCGAGGTGCTCGAACTGGCCGAAGCCAGTGATGCGCACGCAGCAGCCGGGGTGACGCAGGCACTGACGCTGGGTCAGGCGGCGGTCGAGGCGCTCTCCCGACCAGGTTGGCGGCTGCTGGGCCTGCCTTTGCTGTTGGCTGGCATCGTGCTGGTCAACCTGCAGGCCTGGTGCCTCAGCCGCGTTTGGCCGGTACAGGGTCTGATGCCGGGGGCCTACCATCTGCGCGCCCGCCGCCCGCTTGCCGTGCAGCCGGCTCCGATGCCGGCCAGCACAGCAACCATGCTCTGTAGCTTGGCCGCACCGACCGAGTGCTCGTTCCCTGCCGGGGGGCGCCAATGA